DNA sequence from the Candidatus Omnitrophota bacterium genome:
ACCAGAGGTACGGGCGCGATAAACATATATCCGGATATCGATGGGGCTATTCGCAGTATACCGCTCCTGTTCAAGGACAGGGGGGTGTTATATCCGCATATAACGTTGAAACTTGCCGCTGATATCTCCGGCCAGGAAATACGTGGTATGGAGGACCGGAAGATCATCCTGGAAAAGGACGGCACCAGCGAGAGCATCCCGCTTACCGGGGATGGGCGGATGATAATAAACTGGCTGGGGTCCTGGAAGGATACCTTCAAACATTTCTCCTTCCTGCAGGTGCTGGACGTGTACAATAGCCAGCGTAACGGGGTTAAGAGCAAGATAGACGCCGGGGAGTTCAAGGACAGCATATGCCTTATCGCCATAACCGCTACCGGGCTATATGACATAAAGCCTACGCCGGTGGATCCCGAATACCCCGGTATCGGCATAGTCGCTAATATCATCAATGATATCCTCGCCAGGAAATTCATAACACCCGCGCCTGACCGCATGAACTGGGCGCTTGTGTACGTGCTTACGCTTGTGCCTTTCCTGTTCATAACGGGGGAAAAGCCCCTAAGGGAGATACTGTCCGTTATCCTGATCGGTATATTCTTCCTTGTCATAGTCGTCTATCTGTTCAAGAGGAGTTATTGGGTAGAGTTCACCATGCCCATGATATCACTTTTTTCCTGTTACCTGGCGGTCGAGTCTTTTCATTTCGTAAGGGTGTCGATAGAAAGGCAGAAATTCCTCGTGTTAGCAAGTACGGACGAGTTGACAGGGCTCTCTAATATGAGGTTCTTCCGTATAGTACTTGACGCGGAATGCACCATCTCGAAAAGCAACCCCAAACAGCAGTTCTGTCTTATCATGTGCGATATCGACCATTTCAAGAACTTTAACGATACTTACGGGCACGCGGCCGGGGACAGGGTCCTCACAAGAACGGCCGAGGTCCTGAGAAATTCCGTCAGGGTATCCGATGTGCTGGCTCGATATGGTGGGGAGGAATTCGTCGTCATGCTGAGAGGCGCGTCACTGAGAAAGGGACTGGAGATAGGGGAGAAGATCAGGAAGAACGTCGAAGAGAACATAATAGCGGGCGATGAGGGAGAACTCTATAAAACGACGATAAGTGTAGGGGTAGCCTCATTCTGTATGACTGATAACGGAAAGACGCTTTTGGAAAGATCGGATAAAGGGTTGTATAAGGCGAAAGGCACCGGCCGCAATTGTGTGGCTACCGTACAGGAAACCGATATACAGGCAGAACGGCAATAACAGCAAAATGGGAATAGATCACGACTATATAGTAATAGGCAGCGGTCCGGCGGGGCATATGGCGGCGATCAAAGCGGCCCAAGGTGGCCTCAAGACGCTTGTAATAGAGAAAGACCCGGATATGCTGGGTGGGGTATGCTTGAACGAGGGCTGTATCCCCGCGAAGTCACTTTACAGTAGCGCGGGAATATTGGCCCGCATAAAGCGGTCCCCGGGGATGTTCGGCATAGGCTCTTCTAACGTTACGCCGGATATCATGGCTTTTGTCGGCAAAAGCCGGAAAGACGCCGAAACCCTGCGTGAAGGGTTAAAATATGTGTTCAAGAAGAACAATATAGATGTCATGTACGGTCGGGCGCGTTTTACCGGCCCGGACACCCTTGCGGTAACATCGGATGAAGGCGTGGAAACCGTACTGGGCGTCAAGAAGGCCCTGATAGCCGTGGGGTCATTCCCCAGGCAGCTGGATAGCGCCGCTTTTGACGGGGAACATGTCTTGTCGAGCTCCGATGCCATACGGTTGGGGAAGGTCCCCGGAAAGATGATCATCATAGGAGGAGGCGCTATAGGTGTCGAATTTGCCTCGTTCTTTTCCATTCTTGGAACGGAGATCACCCTGATCGAGTTTGAGAAGAGCCTGCTTCCCAGAGAGGATGCCGAGGTATCAAGAAGACTGGGCTCTATATTCAAGAAACAAGGCATAAAGGTCATGACGTCCTCGTCCGTGACCGGAGTATCGATATCCGGGGATAAGGTGAGCGTGCAAGTGTCTTCTTCGACCGGGGATAGTTATGTGGCCGGGGATATGGTCATAGTAAGTGTCGGGCGAGCGCCGTCGACATCCGCTCTGGGGTTGGACGAAGCCGGGATAGAGGTCGATGACCGGGGTTTCATCAGGGTCGATACTGGCATGGCAACCAGCGCGCCGGGGATCTATGCGGCCGGCGATGTAGTAAGGACTCCCATGCTGGCTCACGTGGCGTACGCGGAGGGAGAGCTGGCCGCGTTAAGCGCTTTAGGCCAGGCGACATCCCCAATAGCCTATGAAGATATCCCTAACGCTGTGTATTCGGAAATAGAGATCGCCAGTGTCGGGCTTACGGAGGAAAGTGCCAAGGAAAAAGGCCTGGAATACGGCATAGGCAAACAGTTCTTCAGATCTTGCGGCAGGGCGGTGGTCCAGGGAGACACCGAAGGGTTCGTCAAGGTCATCGCGGATAAGCGCACGCGTAAGATATTGGGAGCGCATATCATCGGGCATCAGGCGGCCGAGCTCATCCATGAACTTGTTATCGCCAGGCATAACGGTATAACGATAGATGGGATAACGGGATCAGTACACGCTCATCCCACGGTATCAGAGACCATCCTTGACGCCTGTCGAGGGGTCTTCGGCCCTCCGATCCACGGGTGATCATTGTTTTCTTCTTTTTTGGGCTTTCCTATATTATAATGTTCACATGCCGGATGTCATATCAATGGACAAAATTAAGCTTGGGAACCTATGCAGACACTTTTAATCTTAATAATATTATTACTCATAACGCTCATCATCCTTATAGCAGTTCTTTTTATCAAGGTCATGAAAGGCGGATCAAGCAGGGAACATGTGGAAACGGTGCTGCATAAGTCTTTTCTCGACTTCTCGGATAACGTACGTAAGACAATGGACGATACCCGTAAGGAGGTCGAAAGTTCCAAGGACGTGATATCGAGTAATGCCTTGAGTACGCTTAAAAACATAAGTGACATGAACAAAGCGATCAAGGAGCTCCTGCAGCAGCAGGAAAAGG
Encoded proteins:
- the lpdA gene encoding dihydrolipoyl dehydrogenase, which encodes MGIDHDYIVIGSGPAGHMAAIKAAQGGLKTLVIEKDPDMLGGVCLNEGCIPAKSLYSSAGILARIKRSPGMFGIGSSNVTPDIMAFVGKSRKDAETLREGLKYVFKKNNIDVMYGRARFTGPDTLAVTSDEGVETVLGVKKALIAVGSFPRQLDSAAFDGEHVLSSSDAIRLGKVPGKMIIIGGGAIGVEFASFFSILGTEITLIEFEKSLLPREDAEVSRRLGSIFKKQGIKVMTSSSVTGVSISGDKVSVQVSSSTGDSYVAGDMVIVSVGRAPSTSALGLDEAGIEVDDRGFIRVDTGMATSAPGIYAAGDVVRTPMLAHVAYAEGELAALSALGQATSPIAYEDIPNAVYSEIEIASVGLTEESAKEKGLEYGIGKQFFRSCGRAVVQGDTEGFVKVIADKRTRKILGAHIIGHQAAELIHELVIARHNGITIDGITGSVHAHPTVSETILDACRGVFGPPIHG
- a CDS encoding CHASE2 domain-containing protein, with translation MTLRLNRVFILNITLALIIASVFVGFSSNDFFRRVESYGLDFLFRVRGPLECNPKIIIIEVDDNNISKVGRWPWPRRWHAVLVKALKDMGAKYIYFDIIFSESAPPGEDEVFAQAIKESGNVYLPFAFRERSVDIDSALTPVNALYSNTRGTGAINIYPDIDGAIRSIPLLFKDRGVLYPHITLKLAADISGQEIRGMEDRKIILEKDGTSESIPLTGDGRMIINWLGSWKDTFKHFSFLQVLDVYNSQRNGVKSKIDAGEFKDSICLIAITATGLYDIKPTPVDPEYPGIGIVANIINDILARKFITPAPDRMNWALVYVLTLVPFLFITGEKPLREILSVILIGIFFLVIVVYLFKRSYWVEFTMPMISLFSCYLAVESFHFVRVSIERQKFLVLASTDELTGLSNMRFFRIVLDAECTISKSNPKQQFCLIMCDIDHFKNFNDTYGHAAGDRVLTRTAEVLRNSVRVSDVLARYGGEEFVVMLRGASLRKGLEIGEKIRKNVEENIIAGDEGELYKTTISVGVASFCMTDNGKTLLERSDKGLYKAKGTGRNCVATVQETDIQAERQ